Proteins encoded in a region of the Neodiprion lecontei isolate iyNeoLeco1 chromosome 5, iyNeoLeco1.1, whole genome shotgun sequence genome:
- the LOC107217644 gene encoding RB1-inducible coiled-coil protein 1 isoform X3, producing MLYVFHVDTGTTVTFDMKLALESVAQLKEAIERVCGVATEQQVLLVSGGESLEPNARVCTYSAGTDTNPIYLFSKASIESQQPPVPSIEYGSDVDLQGQIEASLVMPATYQTVVARAQLGQQCWTLARNQTSVCEKLVHDQHLQQQGWAAVVANLEDITQMFQSRADLLQQSFTHYLTERQQYIELLNNFSEDLGMLSKIPILPALRAHAEGFLSPEDQDDAELGSNSSTTRAEPSNDTERGDQALSLLKWISAKDNQSSLEQVAEQCSRGLATFDERVMESLKSEVSSAVEAANKQDLKEIKGLGERLYGLEQLMFEAKKLVQEQGDLAQAFLQNQNRASNLGDASILPDLCASHKRQLQVMLQNHNHLRDIRRRCTKAKEELSVNLYHRLKWIMYVENKMMEVDGKLIMYHESLKRLRRHLDVLQQINLAPEMYMTAVAEVVRRRTFSQSFLVWASNLACQLLTVHSEEIARRRDFLGKFEGHFLNTLFPGLEDTPPDFATQAPSVFDSALPKLTSHDMESLRKTLPDLALAVSTPDLNSITQFFLSKSLTEGSSIEGSKDKENEQDLANPDDKNSSPLRAPLLGDRGGGFESETDTEEFEKIGQQGQTITELKQGGVNLESFDGDTASDKEKRSEENLGNTREEVERLQSILRCMKSVAGEALLALRQELAIIRERMLIGNSGLTELTEDVRKALEIHSGECERTLQEREQELTVDHELEMADLRKLMQSREDDIRSLEQTIVEKESELSEHERLLAALRQKMDADQTEFRQFQSRILMMEEAIERANMEKDIALKESQQVSKAEIDALNASLAESQERVGQLEERLNAIGAEHEEAIKAATEKYQKVYKTELENIRSRFKLMAASTMERSPSDSSLEKIERPEMIELVNHEAIVAKLREDMKTERTTAIRGAIEKERSECAAKLDHELRLARQRNDAERQVWFNEAMRRVIEEKERQLETHRSREAMLSEECERFKVTIRRLTESETMIRQTLTETVESLEADKVRLEANMEADRNELKDREDKLKELESERDKLRAELNDERLKMSEGGGCLEEAVKMLEAKNERLETINAGADSRLQKLEAEKDKLKAELEIHRKIDDIEVSESKKVRLESEPDLQELIRRLELVEGENKRLKSEMRILREGRSILESKVEALKSDNVALKMELVEERSRRRNCTGEAMTASAAPDPREKDMCASVAVLPESSSRDAATSPEPSRRKSSVHVDNKLTRSTRNLIQQSKISICTCNPGDIVLVLWEPAYSSYTVLQETDAIYLVHSDSIVLLDLKLNPDGTPKKNHTVAEVVKKEWCLAKKANNRYKVEEGKTFYRVKLKPQQKETGSTYTGSRVSSSCQTSEALMKGSPSSSHQHQPSSH from the exons ATGCTTTACGTATTTCACGTTGATACCGGAACGACGGTCACCTTCGACATGAAGCTGGCCCTTGAGAG TGTCGCTCAGCTGAAGGAGGCTATAGAAAGAGTATGTGGAGTGGCAACCGAACAGCAGGTCCTGCTCGTGAGCGGGGGTGAAAGTCTCGAACCGAATGCAAGGGTCTGCACCTATTCCGCGGGGACGGACACCAATCCCATTTACCTGTTCAGCAAAGCGTCGATTGAGAGTCAACAGCCTCCCGTGCCGAGCATAGAATATGGCTCAG atgtaGATCTTCAGGGGCAGATCGAGGCATCGTTGGTGATGCCGGCTACGTATCAAACGGTTGTGGCGAGAGCGCAGCTGGGTCAACAGTGCTGGACGCTGGCGAGGAACCAGACAAGTGTTTGCGAGAAGCTTGTCCACGACCAGCATCTGCAGCAGCAAGGCTGGGCAGCGGTGGTCGCGAACCTCGAAGACATAACACAGATGTTTCAATCGAGGGCAGATCTGCTCCAACAGAGCTTCACTCACTACTTGACGGAACGGCAGCAGTACATCGAACTCTTGAACAA CTTCAGTGAGGACCTCGGCATGCTCTCAAAAATCCCCATCCTCCCTGCACTTCGGGCGCACGCGGAGGGCTTCCTGAGCCCCGAAGATCAAGATGACGCTGAGTTGGGAAGCAACAGCTCGACGACGAGGGCGGAACCGTCGAATGACACCGAACGGGGTGATCAGGCATTGAGTCTGCTAAAGTGGATATCGGCAAAGGACAATCAGAGCAGCCTCGAGCAGGTCGCTGAGCAGTGCTCGAGGGGCTTGGCAACGTTCGATGAGCGGGTGATGGAGTCGCTGAAGTCTGAGGTGAGCAGCGCCGTCGAGGCGGCGAACAAGCAGGACTTGAAGGAGATCAAGGGGCTCGGGGAGCGGCTCTACGGGCTGGAGCAGCTCATGTTCGAGGCTAAAAAACTGGTCCAGGAGCAGGGCGACCTGGCGCAGGCCTTCCTGCAGAACCAGAACAGGGCCAGCAACCTCGGGGACGCAAGCATCCTTCCAGACCTTTGCGCGTCTCACAAACGGCAGCTTCAGGTCATGCTCCAGAACCACAACCACCTCCGGGACATAAGGAGACGATGCACCAAGGCGAAGGAGGAGCTCTCGGTGAATCTTTATCACCGATTGAAGTGGATAATGTACGTGGAAAACAAAATGATGGAGGTCGACGGGAAGCTCATCATGTACCACGAAAGCCTTAAGCGGCTCAGACGCCATCTTGATGTGCTTCAGCAAATAAATCTCGCCCCTGAAATGTATATGACCGCCGTAGCCGAGGTTGTCCGGCGCAGGACGTTCTCTCAATCTTTTCTCGTGTGGGCCAGTAATCTCGCGTGTCAGCTTCTGACTGTTCATAGCGAGGAGATCGCCAGAAGAAGGGACTTTCTGGGGAAGTTTGAAGGGCACTTTTTGAACACCCTTTTCCCTGGACTCGAGGATACTCCCCCGGATTTCGCCACTCAGGCTCCTTCTGTTTTCGACAGTGCATTGCCAAAG CTAACTTCGCACGATATGGAATCGTTAAGAAAAACTTTGCCGGATCTTGCCCTGGCAGTTTCTACTCCTGACCTGAACAGCATCACTCAATTCTTTCTGTCGAAAAGTCTGACCGAGGGAAGCAGCATCGAAGGCTCAAAGGACAAGGAAAATGAGCAGGACTTAGCAAACCctgacgataaaaattcgaGCCCTCTGAGGGCGCCGCTTCTTGGCGATCG TGGCGGGGGTTTCGAGTCTGAGACGGATACcgaagagtttgaaaaaatcggaCAACAGGGTCAGACGATAACGGAGCTGAAGCAGGGTGGAGTCAATCTGGAATCATTCGACGGTGACACGGCGTCGGATAAGGAAAAACGATCAGAG GAGAACTTGGGAAACACGCGGGAAGAAGTTGAACGGCTCCAGTCGATACTTCGCTGCATGAAATCAGTGGCAGGCGAAGCTCTGCTGGCTTTACGTCAGGAGTTGGCGATAATAAGGGAACGCATGCTGATAGGAAACTCAGGACTGACGGAGCTGACGGAGGATGTGAGAAAGGCACTCGAAATCCACTCTGGAGAATGCGAGAGGACGCTGCAAGAGCGAGAGCAGGAACTGACTGTCGACCACGAGCTGGAAATGGCCGATTTACGGAAGCTGATGCAGAGTCGCGAGGACGACATCCGTTCCCTCGAGCAGACGATCGTCGAGAAGGAATCCGAGCTCTCGGAGCACGAGAGACTGCTCGCGGCTCTGCGCCAGAAGATGGACGCTGACCAGACAGAGTTCCGCCAGTTTCAGTCCAGGATCTTAATGATGGAAGAAGCCATCGAGAGGGCCAACATGGAAAAGGATATCGCTCTCAAGGAGAGCCAGCAGGTGAGTAAGGCCGAGATCGATGCACTCAATGCATCGCTCGCTGAAAGCCAGGAAAGGGTTGGACAGCTTGAGGAACGCCTCAACGCTATTGGAGCCGAACACGAAGAGGCCATCAAGGCTGCCACCGAAAAGTACCAGAAGGTCTATAAAACGGAACTGGAGAACATCAGGAGTAGGTTTAAGCTCATGGCAGCGTCGACGATGGAAAGAAGTCCGAGCGATTCAAGTCTTGAGAAGATCGAG CGTCCTGAAATGATTGAGCTTGTCAACCACGAGGCGATTGTGGCAAAGTTGCGGGAGGACATGAAGACTGAGAGGACAACAGCCATTCGTGGTGCCATCGAGAAGGAAAGATCGGAATGTGCTGCCAAATTGGACCATGAACTGAGGCTGGCCAGGCAGAGAAACGACGCCGAGAGACAGGTCTGGTTCAATGAAGCCATGCGTCGGGTGATCGAGGAGAAGGAGAGGCAGCTCGAAACTCATAGGTCCAGGGAAGCCATGCTGTCCGAAGAGTGTGAACGCTTCAAGGTAACCATCAGGAGGCTCACCGAGTCGGAGACCATGATTCGACAAACGCTTACCGAAACC GTCGAGAGTCTTGAGGCAGACAAAGTAAGACTAGAGGCGAACATGGAGGCTGATAGAAACGAGTTGAAAGACCGTGAGGACAAGTTGAAGGAGTTGGAATCCGAGAGAGATAAATTGCGGGCGGAGCTGAATGACGAGCGTCTGAAGATGAGCGAGGGAGGTGGGTGCTTGGAGGAGGCTGTGAAGATGCTGGAGGCGAAGAACGAGAGGCTGGAGACGATAAATGCGGGGGCTGACTCACGACTGCAAAAGCTGGAGGCGGAGAAGGACAAGCTGAAGGCAGAGCTGGAGATCCACAGAAAAATTGACGACATTGAAGTCTCGGAGTCCAAGAAGGTACGGCTTGAGTCAGAGCCAGACCTCCAGGAATTGATACGGCGACTCGAGCTAGTCGAGGGCGAGAACAAGCGGTTAAAATCGGAGATGCGAATCCTCCGCGAGGGCAGAAGCATCCTTGAATCGAAAGTCGAGGCTCTGAAGTCCGACAATGTCGCCCTGAAGATGGAACTCGTCGAGGAAAGATCGCGGCGCCGGAATTGCACCGGCGAGGCGATGACCGCCTCCGCTGCTCCTGATCCTCGCGAAAAAGACATGTGCGCCTCAGTCGCCGTGCTTCCGGAATCTTCGAGCCGCGATGCCGCGACGAGCCCCGAACCCAGCAGGCGAAAGTCGTCGGTCCACGTCGACAACAAACTTACTCGCAGCACAAGAAACCTCATCCAACAGTCAAAGATCAGCATCTGCACGTGCAATCCAGGCGACATCGTCCTCGTGCTGTGGGAACCTGCTTACTCATCTTACACAGTACTTCAAGAAACCGATGCAATATATTTAGTGCACTCCGACAGTATCGTCCTTCTCGATCTGAAACTTAATCCCGACGGCACTCCGAAGAAGAATCACACGGTTGCTGAGGTTGTCAAAAAAGAGTGGTGCCTCGCGAAAAAG GCAAATAACCGATATAAAGTTGAGGAAGGCAAAACATTTTATCGGGTTAAACTTAAGCCACAGCAGAAAGAGACCGGTAGTACTTACACTGGAAGTAGAGTCAGCAGTAGCTGTCAGACGAGCGAGGCATTGATGAAAGGATCTCCGTCATCGTCTCATCAACATCAGCCTTCATCCCACTGA